Proteins from a genomic interval of Schistocerca piceifrons isolate TAMUIC-IGC-003096 chromosome 3, iqSchPice1.1, whole genome shotgun sequence:
- the LOC124788351 gene encoding uncharacterized protein LOC124788351 produces the protein MALVNEHTGNPTTPHSQTHGINKSLLTPCRRVGLKRKSPTASPSCSFVSGQNLSTPDKNEGSDELLSKAKCVTPNSFKSAETPKRDVKSTETPKRGEGPQKTVTSKKEHRVRRRGTQAQLRDAVENETVSPDVDNRSSQTDVTEIANSKSVDFEIVYDQKTLADLERNVAAKEDKVQSLRVAQLYRKKHDLTKLRESICKWKTGCQSALQDLLEMTHEQGHKVTMMQLLSHLGIPPTLIGYEPEQDEFT, from the exons ATGGCTTTGGTTAATGAGCATACGGGTAATCCTAcaacaccacactctcaaactCATGGCATAAATAAATCGCTCCTTACTCCTTGCAGACGTGTAGGCCTCAAAAGAAAATCTCCCACTGCTTCTCCCAGTTGTTCTTTTGTAAGTGGTCAAAATTTAAGTACACCTGATAAAAATGAGGGAAGTGATGAATTACTGTCAAAGGCGAAATGTGTGACACCAAACAGTTTCAAATCTGCAGAAACCCCGAAGAGAGACGTAAAGTCCACAGAAACGCCGAAAAGAGGTGAAGGCCCACAGAAAACTGTTACAAGCAAAAAAGAGCATCGTGTGAGGCGGAGAGGCACGCAGGCGCAACTGCGAGACGCAGTTGAAAATGAAACTGTAAGCCCAGACGTAGATAACCGTAGTTCGCAAACTGATGTTACAGAGATTGCAAACAGTAAGAGTGTTGATTTCGAAATAGTTTACGATCAGAAAACACTggccgatttagaaagaaatgtagcCGCGAAAGAGGATAAAGTGCAGTCGCTGAGAGTTGCTCAGCTCTATCGGAAAAAG CATGATTTGACAAAGCTAAGGGAATCCATCTGTAAATGGAAAACTGGATGTCAGAGTGCTCTTCAGGATTTATTAGAAATGACACATGAACAAGGACATAAAGTAACTATGATGCAGCTGTTGTCACATCTTGGAATACCACCTACTTTGATAGGATATGAACCCGAACAGGATGAATTTACATGA